One stretch of Nitrospiria bacterium DNA includes these proteins:
- the cmk gene encoding (d)CMP kinase, translating into MTVQTTSSVIIAIDGPAGSGKSSAARLLAKKLGYRYLDTGALYRAVGWKALNEGVSVQNEEALEKLCSRLKLTVKADNDEMKVYVDGRDITGEIRTPEVSRAAAAVAVAAVVRRRLLGIQRRMGEKVGGQGGIVVEGRDIGTVVFPEAPVKFFLDASPDVRVGRRYLELQQQGLPVDLTVTRKEIDTRDLKDSNRGIAPLKVAEDAIRIDSTGLALEEVVSTMLEAIQQKAGLKP; encoded by the coding sequence ATGACGGTTCAAACAACCTCCTCAGTGATCATCGCGATCGACGGTCCGGCCGGATCGGGGAAGAGCAGCGCGGCCCGTCTGCTGGCCAAAAAATTAGGCTATCGTTATCTGGATACCGGGGCACTCTACCGCGCCGTGGGGTGGAAGGCATTGAACGAGGGGGTGAGTGTACAAAATGAAGAAGCCCTCGAAAAGTTATGTTCGCGGTTGAAATTAACGGTTAAGGCCGACAACGATGAGATGAAGGTTTACGTGGACGGCCGCGACATCACGGGCGAGATCCGGACGCCTGAAGTGAGCCGGGCGGCCGCGGCCGTGGCCGTGGCGGCGGTGGTCCGCCGTCGGTTGTTGGGAATCCAGAGGCGGATGGGGGAAAAAGTCGGCGGGCAGGGCGGCATCGTGGTGGAGGGTCGCGATATCGGAACGGTGGTGTTCCCGGAAGCGCCGGTAAAATTCTTCCTGGATGCCTCTCCGGACGTTCGCGTCGGGCGCCGGTATCTGGAACTCCAGCAACAGGGTCTGCCGGTCGATCTGACCGTGACCCGGAAAGAGATCGATACCCGGGACCTGAAAGATTCCAATCGGGGGATTGCTCCGCTCAAAGTGGCGGAAGACGCGATACGGATCGACTCGACCGGTTTGGCGTTGGAAGAGGTGGTTTCAACGATGTTGGAAGCGATTCAACAAAAGGCGGGTCTGAAACCGTGA
- the aroA gene encoding 3-phosphoshikimate 1-carboxyvinyltransferase, which produces MKSIAVRKSRRVRGTVTVPGDKSITHRAIILGSLARGTTVVDGYLASEDCLNTVTAFRSMGISIEDIKTDGVALRIEGKGLRGLSEPSVILDLGNSGTGLRLLTGALAGQDFFSVLTGDESLRRRPMRRVVDPLRQMGAEINGRENGNLAPLAVRGRRLIGIAYALPVASAQVKSALLLAGLLAEGRTLLTEPLSSRDHTERMFRALGIPVEIKGAQLSLTPPSEFPGREIDVPGDFSSAAFFIVAATIVKDSELIIRHVGVNPTRTGLLDLLSEMGADIRLENRREVNGEPVADLAVRSRPLKGVPIRPESVPKTIDEFPVLCVAAACAEGETIVRGAEELRVKETDRIRTIVRELSKLGVDLKELPDGLMIRGGRKLSGTRCLSYGDHRIAMALAIAGLVAEGETVVEGTEWIETSFPGFQALLESVTE; this is translated from the coding sequence ATGAAATCGATCGCGGTCAGGAAAAGTCGGCGGGTTCGGGGAACGGTCACAGTGCCCGGAGATAAATCGATCACTCACCGTGCGATTATCCTGGGTTCGCTCGCGCGTGGAACCACCGTGGTGGACGGATACCTGGCTTCCGAGGACTGTCTGAATACCGTAACCGCCTTCCGTTCGATGGGCATTTCGATTGAAGATATTAAAACGGACGGCGTGGCATTGCGGATTGAAGGGAAAGGACTTCGCGGTCTCTCCGAGCCCTCCGTCATCTTGGATTTGGGAAATTCCGGCACAGGCTTGAGGCTTTTGACCGGCGCCCTGGCCGGCCAGGATTTTTTTTCGGTCTTGACCGGGGATGAATCGTTGCGGCGTCGCCCCATGCGACGGGTGGTCGATCCGCTTCGGCAAATGGGAGCCGAAATCAACGGCCGCGAAAATGGAAATTTGGCGCCCCTGGCCGTTCGCGGGCGGCGGCTGATAGGCATCGCCTATGCATTGCCGGTGGCCAGCGCACAGGTCAAGTCGGCTTTGCTTCTGGCCGGGTTGCTGGCTGAAGGTCGAACTCTCTTGACCGAACCGCTTTCCTCCCGCGACCATACCGAGCGCATGTTCCGTGCTCTGGGCATTCCCGTCGAGATCAAAGGCGCGCAGCTGTCGCTGACGCCGCCGTCTGAATTTCCCGGGCGTGAAATCGATGTTCCCGGGGATTTCTCGTCGGCCGCTTTTTTTATCGTGGCCGCTACGATCGTGAAGGATTCAGAGCTGATAATCCGCCACGTGGGGGTCAATCCCACGCGCACAGGTCTACTGGATCTCCTCTCCGAGATGGGGGCCGATATCCGTCTTGAAAACCGCCGTGAGGTCAACGGTGAACCGGTTGCGGATCTGGCGGTGCGGTCGCGGCCGCTCAAGGGTGTCCCGATTCGGCCCGAGAGCGTGCCGAAGACCATCGATGAATTTCCGGTCCTGTGCGTCGCCGCGGCGTGCGCGGAGGGTGAGACTATTGTTCGAGGGGCCGAAGAGCTTCGTGTGAAGGAAACCGATCGGATCCGGACCATCGTTCGCGAGTTGTCCAAGCTGGGCGTCGATTTGAAAGAACTTCCCGATGGGTTGATGATCCGCGGGGGGCGAAAACTTTCGGGGACCCGGTGCTTAAGCTACGGGGATCACCGCATCGCGATGGCCCTGGCCATCGCCGGGCTGGTCGCCGAGGGCGAGACCGTTGTGGAAGGAACCGAATGGATCGAGACCTCGTTTCCGGGCTTCCAAGCGCTTCTGGAGTCCGTGACGGAGTAA
- a CDS encoding prephenate dehydrogenase/arogenate dehydrogenase family protein: protein MRSDAKFSKATVRRAPARISKERLFRKIVIIGVGLIGGSVGMAARKKRLADTIIGVGPRADELKRAVARKAIDRFETDLRKLEKTVHNADLVILATPVGQLEAVARELAPCLSEGTVVTDVGSVKGYLVRHLEEYFSPDPSLRSLFVGGHPIAGREKSGIEAASANLFTGALCILTPTDRTSPEAFKKVQRFWEAIGIKTVSMEPEAHDRILAVVSHLPHLVAYALVDTALELQSKSGDLLSYSAGGFRDFTRVASSSPEMWRDICMANRENLLAVIEAYEKTLDRFKRLLVEGHAEGLRREFERAKTARRKFN, encoded by the coding sequence ATGCGATCGGACGCGAAGTTTAGTAAAGCCACGGTCCGCCGTGCCCCTGCGCGTATCTCCAAAGAACGCCTCTTCCGGAAAATCGTCATCATCGGGGTCGGTCTGATCGGCGGGTCCGTCGGAATGGCCGCACGGAAGAAACGCTTGGCGGACACGATTATCGGGGTAGGACCTCGCGCCGACGAGTTAAAACGGGCGGTGGCCCGGAAGGCGATCGATCGCTTCGAGACGGATCTCCGAAAGCTTGAAAAAACGGTTCATAATGCGGACCTGGTAATCCTGGCCACACCGGTGGGCCAATTGGAAGCGGTGGCGCGTGAGTTGGCTCCCTGTCTTTCGGAGGGTACCGTCGTCACGGATGTGGGCAGTGTAAAAGGCTACCTCGTCCGGCATCTGGAGGAGTATTTTTCTCCTGATCCATCGCTCCGGTCGCTTTTTGTCGGAGGTCATCCGATTGCCGGCCGTGAAAAATCCGGTATCGAAGCGGCTTCGGCCAATCTCTTCACCGGCGCTCTCTGCATTCTGACGCCGACCGACCGCACGTCTCCCGAAGCTTTCAAGAAGGTTCAACGGTTCTGGGAAGCGATCGGAATCAAGACCGTCTCGATGGAACCCGAGGCGCACGATCGGATCCTGGCCGTCGTGAGCCATCTGCCGCACTTGGTCGCGTACGCCCTGGTCGATACCGCCCTCGAGCTTCAATCCAAAAGCGGCGATCTGCTGTCCTACTCGGCGGGCGGCTTCCGGGATTTTACCCGGGTGGCGTCCAGTTCCCCCGAAATGTGGCGGGACATCTGCATGGCCAACCGGGAAAACCTATTGGCCGTCATCGAGGCCTACGAGAAAACCCTGGACCGCTTCAAACGACTCTTGGTCGAAGGGCATGCGGAAGGGCTTCGTCGCGAATTTGAACGCGCCAAAACGGCAAGGAGGAAATTCAATTGA
- the aroF gene encoding 3-deoxy-7-phosphoheptulonate synthase, protein MIIVLKPDATEKEINHIIDKLKEYGLKPHVSRGEERVIIGAIGDERQLENQPLSVFPGVEKVMPILSPYKLVSREFKKTDSLVEVAKGVKIGGKKIHVMAGPCAVEKQDLLVHIAQAVKEAGATILRGGAFKPRTSPYSFQGLEEKGLEFLLEAKKRTGLPIVTEVVDPRDVALVAEHADILQVGARNMQNFRLLTEVGAYDKPVLLKRGLSATIKEFLLSAEYIMARGNHKVILCERGIRTFETATRNTLDLSAVPVIKGLSHLPIIVDPSHATGRWELVVPLARAAVAAGADGIMVEVHQNPEEALCDGEESIKPNKFKTMMGEIRKIADAIGREV, encoded by the coding sequence ATGATTATTGTCTTGAAACCGGACGCGACTGAGAAAGAGATCAACCATATCATCGATAAACTGAAAGAGTACGGCCTCAAGCCCCACGTCTCCCGTGGCGAGGAACGCGTGATCATCGGGGCGATCGGAGATGAGCGCCAGCTGGAGAATCAGCCCCTGTCCGTTTTTCCGGGCGTCGAAAAGGTGATGCCGATCCTTTCCCCCTATAAACTGGTCAGCCGCGAATTTAAAAAAACAGATTCCCTCGTGGAGGTCGCCAAGGGCGTCAAGATCGGCGGTAAAAAGATTCATGTCATGGCCGGTCCCTGCGCCGTTGAGAAGCAGGACTTGCTGGTCCACATCGCGCAGGCGGTGAAGGAGGCCGGAGCGACCATCCTTCGCGGCGGTGCCTTTAAGCCGCGCACCTCGCCCTACAGCTTTCAGGGACTGGAAGAGAAGGGCCTGGAGTTTCTTTTGGAGGCCAAGAAAAGAACCGGGCTTCCGATCGTGACCGAGGTGGTGGATCCTCGCGACGTGGCCCTGGTGGCCGAACATGCCGACATTCTCCAGGTCGGCGCGCGGAACATGCAGAACTTCCGGCTGTTGACGGAGGTGGGAGCCTACGATAAGCCGGTGCTGTTGAAACGCGGCCTGTCGGCTACGATCAAGGAGTTCCTGCTGTCGGCCGAGTACATCATGGCCCGGGGCAATCATAAGGTGATCCTTTGCGAACGGGGGATACGAACGTTTGAAACCGCCACTCGCAATACCCTTGATTTGTCGGCCGTGCCGGTGATCAAGGGCTTAAGCCATCTTCCGATCATCGTTGATCCCAGCCATGCGACCGGCCGGTGGGAACTGGTCGTTCCTCTGGCGCGAGCGGCCGTGGCGGCCGGCGCGGATGGCATCATGGTGGAGGTGCATCAAAATCCGGAGGAGGCTCTCTGCGACGGAGAGGAGTCGATCAAGCCGAACAAGTTTAAGACCATGATGGGCGAGATTCGAAAGATTGCCGATGCGATCGGACGCGAAGTTTAG
- the hisC gene encoding histidinol-phosphate transaminase, with product MTISIGRHIESIEPYKPGKPLEELERELGIKDAIKLASNENPLGPSKKALAALKKGSLDLHRYPEGSGRRLREAIGQKHKLKAEQVILGNGSDEIMDLAAKTFLEPGDEAILGDQTFAIYRISVTAHHGISVRVPLRDGRFDLEAMAARLTPLTRLVFICNPNNPTGTMITRRELDGLLKHLSPNALVVMDEAYAEYADDPEFPNTVEDVRRGAPVLVLRTFSKMYGLAGLRIGYGLSTPEVIESMNRVRLPFNTNSLAQAAALAALTDEAHVARSLRVNREGRRYLSESFKALDLRFLPSQANFVYVDTGRNGVAVYARLLKKGVIVRHIQGSWLRISIGRPAENRRFVKALAEVLKNKKGKDAV from the coding sequence ATGACGATATCCATCGGCCGACATATTGAATCCATCGAGCCTTACAAACCGGGCAAACCGCTGGAAGAACTGGAGCGCGAACTCGGAATCAAGGACGCAATCAAGCTGGCTTCAAACGAAAACCCGCTCGGCCCGTCAAAGAAGGCCTTGGCTGCTTTAAAGAAAGGATCGCTCGATCTTCACCGTTATCCCGAAGGAAGCGGCCGCCGGTTGCGCGAGGCGATCGGACAAAAGCATAAACTCAAAGCGGAGCAGGTGATCCTCGGAAACGGTTCGGACGAAATCATGGATCTCGCCGCCAAGACGTTTTTGGAGCCGGGCGATGAGGCGATTCTGGGGGATCAAACGTTTGCGATCTATCGCATCAGCGTGACGGCCCATCACGGGATCAGTGTCCGTGTTCCGCTCCGCGACGGCCGGTTTGATCTGGAGGCGATGGCGGCCCGTTTGACGCCCCTAACTCGCTTGGTCTTTATCTGCAACCCGAACAACCCGACCGGGACCATGATCACACGGCGGGAGTTGGACGGTTTGTTAAAGCACCTTTCCCCGAATGCGCTTGTCGTGATGGATGAGGCCTATGCCGAATATGCCGACGATCCGGAATTTCCCAACACGGTCGAGGACGTGAGACGGGGCGCGCCGGTCCTGGTTCTCCGGACCTTTTCCAAGATGTACGGCCTGGCCGGTCTCCGGATCGGGTACGGACTGTCCACGCCGGAGGTGATCGAATCCATGAATCGGGTCCGGCTTCCGTTCAACACCAACAGCCTGGCCCAGGCCGCGGCCCTGGCGGCTTTAACGGACGAGGCCCATGTGGCTCGAAGCCTTCGGGTTAACCGGGAAGGGCGGCGTTATCTGTCCGAATCGTTCAAGGCCCTCGACCTCAGATTTTTGCCGAGCCAGGCCAACTTTGTCTATGTCGATACCGGCCGGAACGGCGTGGCCGTGTACGCGCGGCTTCTTAAAAAAGGGGTGATCGTCCGCCATATTCAGGGGTCGTGGTTGCGGATTTCGATCGGCCGGCCGGCCGAAAACCGCCGATTTGTGAAGGCGCTGGCTGAAGTTTTAAAAAATAAAAAAGGAAAGGATGCCGTATGA